In Legionella beliardensis, the following are encoded in one genomic region:
- a CDS encoding YicC/YloC family endoribonuclease → MTHSMTAFARAQTQCNELGFCWEIKSVNHRYLDVSFRLPETWRFLETELRAIIRDYVARGKLECQLKMTDQGSTEPSLLVNEKLVDSLLAITQQLSTAKQLPNDLTLSTLLAWPGVIHTSELNIEQFTKSVTQLFRDGLAQLQRLRRQEGEALKLHVQHRLQRLQEEINKARAFVQINTQQARDKFLTKLQLLELDVDNSRIEQELAIILTKMDVSEELDRLTVHCQEVGNILNSKEASGRRLDFLMQELNREANTLSAKSDTVALTQSAVEMKVLIEQMREQIQNIE, encoded by the coding sequence ATGACTCACAGCATGACAGCTTTTGCTAGAGCACAGACCCAGTGCAATGAGTTAGGATTTTGTTGGGAAATAAAGTCTGTCAATCATCGCTACCTTGATGTGTCATTTCGTTTACCTGAAACCTGGCGGTTTTTAGAAACAGAGCTACGAGCGATTATCCGTGATTATGTCGCGCGTGGTAAGTTAGAATGCCAATTAAAAATGACTGATCAAGGGTCAACTGAGCCGTCTTTATTAGTTAATGAAAAACTAGTTGATTCATTACTTGCTATTACGCAACAATTATCAACAGCTAAGCAATTACCAAATGATCTTACCCTATCTACCTTATTAGCATGGCCTGGAGTAATTCATACTTCCGAGCTTAATATTGAACAATTTACAAAATCAGTCACGCAGTTATTTCGTGATGGTTTAGCACAATTACAACGGCTAAGAAGACAAGAAGGTGAAGCACTTAAATTGCATGTGCAACATCGCTTACAACGCTTACAAGAGGAAATTAACAAAGCACGAGCCTTTGTACAAATCAATACTCAGCAAGCACGTGATAAATTTTTAACAAAACTACAGCTATTAGAGTTAGATGTCGATAATTCTCGTATTGAGCAAGAACTGGCTATTATTTTAACTAAAATGGATGTTAGTGAAGAACTTGATAGGTTAACTGTACATTGCCAGGAAGTAGGTAATATTTTAAATAGCAAAGAAGCCTCAGGCCGACGCCTTGATTTTTTAATGCAAGAATTGAATCGAGAAGCAAATACATTAAGTGCAAAATCAGACACGGTTGCCTTAACTCAAAGTGCTGTTGAGATGAAAGTGTTGATTGAGCAGATGCGTGAACAAATTCAAAATATCGAGTAG
- the gmk gene encoding guanylate kinase has protein sequence MVNSFAGNVFIVAAPSGGGKTSLVKNLITNLPSIEVSISHTTRKPRPSEREGVDYFFVNDSQFVDMINNNEFIEHAEVFNHYYGTSVTQIEARLKQGIDVVLDIDWQGAQQIKKLFPSAVSVFVIPPSLAILEQRLQARQQDDTTVISERMQQAQEELSHYAEFDYLIVNDKFEQAAAELQAIVLANRLIFERQAEKIRKLLSLLMAAQ, from the coding sequence ATGGTTAATTCATTTGCCGGAAATGTATTTATAGTTGCTGCTCCATCCGGAGGCGGAAAAACCAGTCTGGTTAAAAATTTAATAACCAATTTGCCAAGTATTGAAGTATCTATTTCGCATACAACACGCAAACCAAGGCCAAGCGAACGTGAAGGCGTGGATTATTTCTTTGTCAATGACAGTCAATTTGTTGATATGATTAATAATAATGAATTTATTGAACATGCAGAAGTATTTAATCATTATTACGGAACATCAGTAACGCAGATTGAGGCTCGTTTAAAACAAGGTATTGATGTAGTTTTAGATATTGACTGGCAAGGTGCACAGCAAATTAAAAAGCTTTTTCCAAGCGCTGTAAGCGTGTTTGTGATTCCGCCCTCATTAGCCATTTTAGAGCAACGTTTACAAGCAAGACAGCAAGATGATACAACCGTTATTAGCGAAAGAATGCAGCAGGCGCAGGAAGAATTAAGCCATTATGCCGAATTTGATTATCTGATTGTTAATGATAAATTCGAACAGGCCGCTGCCGAGTTACAAGCAATTGTACTGGCAAATCGTTTAATTTTTGAACGACAAGCAGAAAAAATTAGAAAATTGCTATCATTATTAATGGCAGCGCAGTAA
- a CDS encoding retropepsin-like aspartic protease family protein, translating into MDNNQYSHSGRIMFIIMWVFFFFLLIVFFYYADSASEGSYHVQNGTVTIKPDSNGHYRIAGSINSEKVEFIVDTGATLVAIPQTLAKRLELKGRYPILLQTANGNISGSLTRIQKLTFANFKLYNVKAVIIPGNDDTMVLLGMNVLEQFNLSQQNKQLIIKK; encoded by the coding sequence GTGGATAATAATCAATACTCCCATAGCGGGCGTATCATGTTTATTATAATGTGGGTTTTTTTCTTCTTCTTATTAATTGTTTTTTTTTACTACGCTGACTCAGCAAGCGAAGGTTCCTATCATGTTCAAAATGGGACAGTTACCATTAAGCCTGATAGTAATGGTCATTATCGTATAGCAGGTTCAATTAATAGTGAAAAAGTAGAATTTATAGTTGATACAGGTGCTACTTTAGTTGCTATTCCACAAACACTTGCAAAACGCTTAGAGTTAAAGGGGCGTTATCCTATTTTATTACAAACCGCAAACGGTAATATATCGGGCTCCTTAACGCGTATTCAGAAGCTCACATTTGCTAATTTTAAGTTGTATAATGTAAAAGCAGTTATCATTCCTGGTAATGATGATACGATGGTTTTATTGGGGATGAATGTTTTAGAGCAATTTAATTTATCACAACAAAATAAGCAGCTAATCATAAAAAAATAA
- the rpoZ gene encoding DNA-directed RNA polymerase subunit omega, producing the protein MARVTVEDCLEHVNNRFELVMVATKRAREIAVRGEQPLVEWENDKPTVVALREIAEGLVKADILDKD; encoded by the coding sequence ATGGCACGTGTAACTGTAGAAGACTGTTTAGAGCATGTTAATAATCGCTTTGAATTAGTCATGGTTGCAACAAAGCGCGCGCGAGAAATTGCTGTACGTGGTGAGCAACCTTTAGTTGAATGGGAAAATGATAAGCCGACAGTGGTCGCATTACGTGAAATAGCTGAAGGTTTAGTGAAAGCTGATATTTTGGATAAAGATTAA
- a CDS encoding YggT family protein codes for MAGLIAVSYFLITIFFNLIIFVLWLRIIMRYYRVSPLHPMGQAIYRLTDRIVLPIEAMVYSNKRRPHRFDYISFSYIIIVEIIKFILLGLIAYRVVLPLIYLLLFVIGDLVIQLGDLLFYALLIRIILSWANPQWQAHPAAMIINLITDPLIRIGHRIVPNISGFDFAPFIVMIILKVITLFISASLPLHL; via the coding sequence ATGGCTGGACTAATCGCAGTAAGCTACTTTTTAATCACTATATTCTTTAATTTAATTATTTTTGTCTTGTGGCTGCGCATTATCATGCGTTACTACCGCGTAAGCCCCTTGCACCCTATGGGACAAGCTATTTACCGGCTCACTGATAGAATTGTTTTACCTATAGAAGCGATGGTTTATAGTAATAAAAGACGTCCTCATCGTTTTGATTATATTAGTTTTTCTTACATTATTATTGTTGAAATTATAAAATTTATCTTGTTAGGCTTAATAGCCTATCGCGTGGTTTTACCGCTAATTTACTTACTTCTTTTTGTTATAGGTGACTTAGTTATTCAGTTAGGTGACTTATTATTTTATGCGCTCCTTATACGTATCATCCTAAGCTGGGCTAATCCACAATGGCAAGCACACCCTGCTGCTATGATAATTAATTTAATAACAGATCCACTTATTCGAATAGGCCATAGAATCGTTCCTAATATCTCAGGTTTTGATTTTGCCCCTTTTATTGTGATGATTATTTTAAAAGTAATTACACTTTTTATCAGCGCATCCTTACCACTTCACCTTTAA
- the rph gene encoding ribonuclease PH, which yields MRPSNREPNQLRSIKLTRQYTTHAEGSVLVEFGDTRVLCNASIIEGVPRFLKGKNQGWITAEYGMLPRATHSRCEREASKGKQGGRTLEIQRLIGRSLRACIDLKVIGENTLMIDCDVIQADGGTRTAAITGACVAMKDALNWMVAREKLRKMPNFNYVAAVSVGIYRGQPVLDLDYAEDVLAETDMNVVMNEAGEFIEVQGTAEDRSFNRAQLNTMLDLADHGIQQLIKIQKEA from the coding sequence ATGCGCCCTAGCAATCGTGAACCAAATCAGTTACGTTCAATTAAACTGACACGCCAATATACAACTCATGCTGAAGGATCAGTCTTAGTAGAGTTTGGAGACACTCGCGTTTTATGTAATGCATCAATTATTGAGGGCGTTCCACGCTTTTTAAAAGGCAAGAATCAAGGTTGGATTACAGCTGAATATGGTATGTTACCACGAGCTACCCATAGCCGTTGTGAACGCGAAGCCAGCAAAGGCAAACAAGGCGGTAGAACATTAGAAATTCAACGTTTAATTGGGCGCTCACTACGTGCTTGCATCGACTTAAAAGTGATTGGTGAAAACACGTTAATGATAGATTGCGATGTTATTCAAGCAGACGGCGGCACGCGAACAGCTGCAATCACGGGCGCTTGCGTTGCCATGAAAGATGCACTTAACTGGATGGTAGCGCGCGAAAAATTACGTAAAATGCCTAACTTTAACTATGTAGCTGCTGTATCAGTAGGTATTTATCGTGGCCAACCCGTTCTAGACTTAGATTACGCTGAAGATGTCTTAGCTGAAACAGACATGAACGTTGTTATGAATGAAGCAGGTGAGTTCATTGAAGTACAAGGAACTGCTGAAGATCGAAGTTTTAATCGCGCCCAACTAAATACAATGCTAGATTTAGCTGACCATGGCATTCAGCAGCTTATCAAGATACAAAAAGAAGCTTAA
- a CDS encoding type IV pilus twitching motility protein PilT, translating to MNITELLAFSVKNKSSDLHLSAGLPPLIRVDGDLRRINIPPLEHKEVIRIVYDIMNDKQRKEYEQHLETDFSFEVPNLARFRVNAFNQVRGAGAVFRTIPAKVLSMEDLGLPDIFKDIASYPQGLVLITGPTGSGKSTTLATLIDYINSNRYEHILTIEDPVEFLHESKKCLVNQREVHRNTESFSAALRSALREDPDTILVGELRDLETIRLALTAAETGHLVFGTLHTSSATKTINRIIDVFPGEEKSMVRTMLSESLQAVVAQSLLKRYGGGRVAALEIMICNSAIRNLIREDKIAQMYSTIQTGQGQGMQTLDQHLTYLVQNKIISKSTAQEVALNKTLFN from the coding sequence ATGAATATAACTGAATTATTAGCTTTTTCAGTGAAAAATAAATCATCTGACTTGCATTTATCTGCAGGCCTTCCTCCCTTAATTCGCGTAGATGGTGATTTGCGTCGAATTAATATACCGCCTCTAGAACACAAAGAAGTCATTCGCATCGTTTATGATATTATGAATGATAAGCAACGCAAGGAATATGAACAACATTTAGAAACAGATTTTTCCTTTGAAGTGCCTAACCTTGCTCGTTTTAGAGTTAATGCATTTAATCAAGTGCGTGGTGCTGGCGCGGTATTTAGAACAATTCCTGCGAAAGTACTTAGTATGGAAGATTTAGGTTTGCCAGATATCTTTAAAGATATTGCCTCTTACCCACAAGGTTTAGTATTAATTACCGGGCCAACCGGTTCAGGAAAAAGTACAACTTTAGCGACCTTAATTGACTATATTAATTCTAATCGTTATGAGCATATCTTAACGATTGAAGACCCGGTTGAGTTTTTACACGAGAGTAAAAAATGCTTAGTTAATCAGCGAGAAGTACATCGCAACACGGAGAGTTTTAGCGCAGCACTTCGCTCTGCTTTACGCGAAGATCCAGATACGATTTTAGTCGGGGAATTACGCGATCTTGAAACCATTCGCCTAGCACTAACTGCCGCTGAAACTGGTCACCTTGTTTTTGGTACTTTGCACACGAGTTCGGCCACAAAAACAATTAATCGGATTATTGATGTTTTTCCCGGCGAGGAAAAATCAATGGTGCGAACTATGCTTTCTGAATCATTACAAGCTGTGGTAGCGCAAAGCTTACTTAAACGATACGGCGGTGGTCGGGTCGCTGCTTTAGAAATTATGATATGTAATTCTGCCATTCGTAATTTGATTCGTGAAGACAAAATTGCACAAATGTATTCAACAATTCAAACTGGTCAAGGGCAAGGCATGCAGACGTTAGATCAGCACTTAACTTACTTAGTGCAAAATAAAATCATTTCAAAAAGTACAGCACAAGAAGTTGCCTTAAATAAGACATTATTTAATTGA
- the proC gene encoding pyrroline-5-carboxylate reductase, whose amino-acid sequence MNICFIGYGNLAKALIEGLKHNKALQLFATSPSLPAAFNTKGVSTHFNNSAFIKDADVIVLAVKPPQIIPILTEISALLPENCVLISVAAGISLSTIAAYCPPKQAIVRCMPNTPIAVGKGATAFIANDYVSKKQQDTIECLFKPLSITAWLQREDEINAITALSGSGPAYMFYFLEALIHAGEQVGLSRSLAQSFAKQTALGALSLLDANHLSLEELRQKVTSKGGTTAAALDVLQEHNFADLIFQAIKAAYDRAKAMNETH is encoded by the coding sequence ATGAATATTTGTTTTATTGGTTATGGTAATTTGGCAAAAGCACTCATTGAGGGCTTAAAACACAATAAAGCATTGCAGCTTTTCGCCACCTCCCCCTCCCTGCCTGCTGCATTTAACACGAAAGGCGTAAGCACACATTTTAATAACTCAGCCTTTATTAAAGACGCGGATGTTATTGTCCTTGCGGTTAAGCCTCCACAAATTATTCCTATTTTAACCGAAATTAGCGCCCTACTACCGGAAAACTGCGTGCTTATTTCTGTTGCTGCAGGAATAAGTCTCAGTACAATCGCTGCTTATTGCCCGCCAAAACAAGCGATAGTACGCTGCATGCCAAATACGCCTATTGCCGTAGGTAAAGGTGCGACTGCATTTATAGCCAATGATTACGTGAGTAAAAAGCAACAAGATACCATCGAATGTTTATTTAAACCTTTAAGTATTACCGCTTGGCTTCAAAGGGAAGATGAAATAAATGCCATTACCGCTTTATCAGGGAGCGGGCCTGCTTATATGTTTTACTTTTTAGAAGCACTCATTCATGCAGGTGAGCAAGTGGGGTTATCCCGCTCATTAGCGCAATCCTTTGCCAAACAAACAGCCCTAGGCGCTCTTAGTTTATTAGATGCTAACCATTTATCTTTAGAGGAATTACGCCAAAAAGTAACCTCCAAAGGAGGAACAACTGCAGCCGCATTGGATGTTTTACAGGAGCATAATTTTGCAGATTTAATTTTTCAAGCGATAAAAGCAGCTTATGATAGAGCTAAAGCAATGAATGAAACTCATTAA
- a CDS encoding RidA family protein, with product MQSIYTKLAPAAIGTYSQAVRAGSTVYLSGQIPLNPETMHLCSEDIREQIKQVFENLSAVCRAAGGSLADLAKLNIYLTDLTHFPLVNEIMSQYFSEPFPARAVIGVAALPKGAQVEVDGILILEHIN from the coding sequence ATGCAATCTATTTATACAAAATTAGCACCTGCTGCTATTGGCACTTATAGTCAAGCAGTTCGTGCGGGCAGTACTGTTTATCTATCAGGTCAAATTCCTTTAAATCCCGAAACCATGCACTTATGCAGTGAAGATATTCGTGAGCAAATTAAGCAAGTATTTGAAAATTTGTCGGCCGTTTGTCGGGCTGCAGGGGGCAGTTTAGCTGATTTAGCTAAACTAAATATATACTTAACTGATCTCACACACTTTCCTTTAGTTAATGAAATCATGAGTCAATATTTTTCTGAGCCCTTTCCAGCTCGCGCCGTGATTGGTGTTGCAGCCCTGCCTAAGGGTGCGCAAGTCGAGGTAGATGGTATACTTATCTTAGAACATATTAATTAG
- a CDS encoding YggS family pyridoxal phosphate-dependent enzyme, with amino-acid sequence MTIAENIQHIQQMINTTLQICQRSPNTVALLGVSKGQSIAAIKEAYEAGLCQFGENYWQEAQAKILSLNDLPITWHFIGAIQSNKAKEIANSFSWIHSIDRKKIAQLLSQHRLPHLPPLNICIQINLDEEETKAGLLPAELPNLANYLTTLPNLRLRGLMAIPKPCLTDTEQYASLKRLSVLLEQTNQQLNLKMDTLSMGMSDDLQAAIRAGSTLVRIGRAIFGERNR; translated from the coding sequence ATGACTATTGCAGAAAATATACAACATATTCAGCAAATGATTAATACTACTTTGCAAATTTGCCAAAGGTCGCCTAATACTGTTGCCTTGCTTGGCGTCAGCAAAGGCCAATCTATTGCGGCCATTAAAGAAGCTTATGAAGCAGGACTCTGTCAATTTGGTGAAAACTATTGGCAAGAAGCACAGGCTAAAATCTTAAGTTTAAACGATTTGCCCATTACGTGGCATTTTATTGGTGCTATTCAAAGTAATAAAGCAAAAGAAATAGCGAACTCCTTTAGTTGGATACACAGCATTGATAGGAAAAAAATAGCCCAACTTCTCTCCCAACATCGGCTGCCGCATTTACCACCATTAAATATCTGTATTCAAATTAATTTAGACGAAGAAGAAACAAAAGCAGGCCTTTTACCCGCGGAACTACCTAATTTAGCAAACTACTTAACCACACTACCTAATCTGCGCTTACGCGGACTTATGGCAATCCCAAAGCCGTGCTTAACTGACACGGAACAATATGCTAGTTTAAAGCGCTTAAGCGTTTTATTGGAACAAACCAATCAGCAGTTAAACTTGAAGATGGATACATTATCTATGGGCATGAGTGATGATTTGCAAGCTGCTATTCGTGCCGGTAGTACCTTAGTCCGTATTGGGCGGGCAATTTTTGGTGAACGTAATAGGTAA
- a CDS encoding ATP-binding cassette domain-containing protein, translating into MSLITLNQVTLNVGGNRLLDVVDWQIQPKERIALVGRNGAGKSSLLKLLQGELVPDSGHIHQLSGIRIAGLTQEVPHAEDETVYHFLVKSLGEVGKVLNEFKHLSQSNDSKKLAACQLEMDRLHAWDSLPRVEMMATRLGLVSDERMSDLSGGMKRRALLAAALIAAPDLLLLDEPTNHLDINSIEWLESYLKSYTGSVLVVTHDREFLSQVANQIVEIDRGKLYTHHCDYDTYLNRREAMRLTEQRHHDLFDKRLQEEEAWIRTGIKARRTRNEGRVRALKAMREEYKARREQLGQVKSRALDVSRSGALVIEAEHVNYAIDNNVLLRDFSLLLTRGAKLGILGPNGCGKTTLVRLLLGELEPQSGTIRRGSQVDIAYFDQLRRQLDENQTVMANVSDGSDYVTINGKQKHVASYLREFLFPTERFNQAVHTLSGGERNRLLLAKLFAKPVNLLVMDEPTNDLDIETLELLESILIDYKGTLLLISHDREFINQVVTSVLVYEGPGQFNEYVGGYDDYRIQQKKQQREQPITAKVSKDTQAKPKKLSFNEQRELAQLPQKIEQLEEKIAQLQEQMSLPDFYQQNAQTIAKHGQQLQEDEDVLKQLYERWEALEEKG; encoded by the coding sequence ATGAGTCTTATCACGTTAAACCAAGTCACATTAAACGTTGGTGGCAATAGATTATTAGATGTAGTTGACTGGCAGATTCAACCCAAAGAGCGCATTGCTTTAGTCGGTCGCAATGGCGCTGGTAAGTCATCATTATTAAAATTATTACAAGGTGAATTAGTTCCCGATTCAGGACACATCCATCAGTTAAGCGGTATCCGGATTGCTGGCTTAACGCAAGAAGTACCCCATGCAGAAGACGAAACGGTTTATCATTTTTTAGTTAAAAGCTTAGGTGAAGTAGGTAAGGTTTTAAACGAGTTTAAGCATTTATCGCAAAGCAATGACTCTAAAAAATTAGCGGCGTGCCAATTGGAAATGGATCGCCTCCATGCCTGGGATAGCTTACCTCGGGTTGAAATGATGGCAACGCGACTTGGGCTAGTCTCAGATGAGCGCATGAGTGATTTATCAGGCGGTATGAAGCGACGGGCACTACTTGCTGCCGCTTTAATCGCTGCTCCAGATTTGCTGTTATTAGATGAGCCAACTAACCATTTAGATATTAATTCTATTGAATGGCTGGAATCTTACTTAAAAAGCTACACAGGTAGTGTGCTGGTTGTCACCCATGATAGAGAATTTTTAAGCCAAGTGGCTAATCAAATTGTTGAAATCGATAGAGGTAAACTCTACACGCATCATTGTGACTATGATACCTATTTAAATAGGCGTGAAGCCATGCGCTTAACTGAGCAAAGGCATCATGACTTATTTGATAAACGTTTACAAGAGGAAGAAGCCTGGATTAGAACAGGCATTAAAGCACGCCGCACACGCAATGAGGGCAGAGTTCGCGCTTTAAAAGCCATGCGTGAAGAGTATAAAGCGCGCCGCGAGCAGCTTGGTCAAGTGAAGTCGAGGGCGCTAGATGTCTCTCGTTCAGGGGCGCTAGTCATTGAAGCAGAACATGTTAATTATGCTATCGATAATAACGTGTTGTTGCGGGATTTTTCCTTGTTATTAACACGGGGTGCTAAATTAGGTATTTTAGGCCCTAATGGCTGTGGTAAAACCACGTTAGTTCGCCTGCTATTAGGGGAGTTAGAGCCACAATCAGGTACGATTCGCCGTGGCAGCCAAGTAGATATCGCCTATTTTGATCAGCTGCGTCGGCAACTGGATGAAAACCAAACCGTGATGGCTAACGTCAGTGACGGTTCAGATTATGTCACTATCAATGGCAAGCAAAAGCATGTTGCTAGTTATTTGCGTGAATTCTTATTTCCAACAGAGCGTTTTAACCAAGCAGTTCATACCCTTTCTGGCGGTGAAAGAAATCGCTTATTGCTCGCTAAGCTTTTCGCAAAACCTGTCAACTTATTAGTCATGGATGAACCAACAAACGACTTAGACATTGAAACGTTGGAATTATTAGAAAGTATCTTGATTGACTATAAAGGCACCTTATTACTGATTAGCCATGATCGGGAATTTATTAATCAAGTGGTGACCAGTGTGCTGGTATATGAAGGGCCCGGGCAATTTAACGAGTATGTTGGTGGCTATGATGATTATCGTATTCAACAAAAGAAACAGCAGCGCGAACAGCCAATTACAGCTAAAGTATCCAAAGATACCCAAGCGAAACCAAAAAAATTATCTTTCAATGAGCAGCGAGAATTGGCGCAATTACCACAAAAAATTGAACAATTAGAAGAAAAGATTGCACAATTACAAGAGCAAATGTCATTACCCGATTTTTATCAGCAAAATGCTCAAACAATAGCCAAGCATGGCCAGCAGTTACAAGAAGACGAAGATGTATTAAAACAACTGTACGAGCGCTGGGAAGCCCTAGAAGAGAAGGGATAG
- the spoT gene encoding bifunctional GTP diphosphokinase/guanosine-3',5'-bis pyrophosphate 3'-pyrophosphohydrolase, translated as MSHFDDLHKELQSYLEQSQVEKCYQAYLVAEGAHQGQMRRSGEDYITHPVAAALILARMRLDYQTIMATLLHDVVEDTSISKEDLTQQFGEDVTALVDGVTKLTKIKFESRAEAQAENFRKMVLAMVKDIRVIIVKLADRFHNMHTLGAMPSAKRRRIAIETLEIYAPIANRLGMHAIYTGLEDLGFKALYPMRYRAIRSAVEKSRGNRRELTQKIEHDLENALQQLNIPYEHVFGRQKHLYSIYRKMKQKKASFTEITDVFAFRVITEDIDSCYRVLGALHRTYKPVPQRFKDYIGIPKANGYQSLHTTLFGPYGVPLEVQIRTREMDKVADNGVAAHWIYKSSGLEVNEAQLRAREWVQGLLEMQRSTGSSLEFIENVKIDLFPDEVYVFTPKGHIMELPKGATPVDFAYTVHSDVGNSCVAAKVNRRLVPLSMPLTNGQKVEIITAPGANPNPAWLNFVVTGKARSNIRHFLKSQQHAESISLGKRLLEQALASLASDYAKVPPESLHMLLQDLNYKSADELLYAIGVGNQMPMVIAKRLVVSQENSELDKTIKSGPLTIKGTEGMVVNFADCCQPIPGDKIVGRFEQGRGILVHASDCSQIKHVRSPDQFISLRWDEQVEGEFWVDITVDVANQRGVLAALATAISEADSNIGNINVDPRDGRHNAVTFSISVRDRNHLARVMRRLRANKVVLRLYRKKLGE; from the coding sequence ATGAGCCACTTTGATGATTTACATAAAGAGCTGCAAAGCTATCTTGAACAATCTCAAGTTGAAAAATGCTATCAAGCTTATTTAGTCGCTGAGGGCGCTCACCAAGGACAAATGCGTCGATCAGGTGAGGATTATATTACTCATCCGGTTGCGGCCGCCTTAATTTTAGCTAGAATGCGTCTTGATTATCAAACAATCATGGCCACATTATTACATGATGTGGTTGAAGATACGTCGATTAGTAAGGAAGATTTAACCCAGCAATTCGGTGAAGATGTAACAGCTTTAGTGGATGGAGTGACTAAATTAACTAAAATTAAGTTCGAATCACGCGCTGAAGCTCAAGCAGAAAACTTTCGTAAAATGGTTTTAGCCATGGTGAAAGATATTCGCGTCATCATTGTTAAACTCGCTGATCGTTTTCACAATATGCATACCTTAGGTGCGATGCCTTCCGCAAAAAGGCGCCGTATTGCCATTGAAACCTTAGAAATTTATGCGCCTATTGCTAATCGGCTTGGTATGCATGCTATTTATACAGGCCTTGAAGATTTAGGATTTAAAGCGCTTTATCCTATGCGCTACCGTGCTATTCGCTCCGCGGTAGAAAAATCACGCGGCAATCGCCGGGAATTAACGCAAAAAATTGAGCATGATTTAGAAAATGCCCTACAGCAGCTTAATATTCCTTATGAGCATGTGTTTGGTAGACAAAAACATTTATACAGTATTTATCGCAAAATGAAGCAAAAAAAGGCATCTTTTACCGAAATTACAGATGTTTTTGCTTTTCGAGTCATTACAGAAGACATTGATTCGTGCTACCGAGTTTTAGGAGCGCTACATCGAACGTACAAACCAGTTCCCCAGCGCTTTAAAGACTATATAGGAATTCCTAAGGCTAACGGTTATCAATCCCTCCATACTACCTTATTTGGCCCATACGGGGTACCGCTAGAAGTGCAGATTCGAACTCGAGAAATGGATAAAGTGGCAGATAATGGGGTAGCCGCACATTGGATTTATAAATCATCTGGTCTAGAAGTTAATGAAGCACAATTACGGGCCCGCGAATGGGTACAAGGATTACTAGAGATGCAGCGTAGCACAGGTAGTTCATTGGAATTTATTGAAAATGTAAAAATTGATTTGTTCCCGGATGAAGTCTATGTATTTACTCCCAAAGGTCATATTATGGAATTACCCAAAGGAGCAACGCCTGTCGATTTTGCTTACACTGTTCACTCTGATGTCGGTAATAGTTGCGTTGCCGCTAAGGTAAATCGCCGCCTAGTGCCTTTAAGTATGCCGTTAACCAATGGCCAAAAAGTCGAAATTATAACAGCGCCTGGCGCTAACCCTAATCCTGCTTGGCTTAATTTTGTAGTAACAGGTAAAGCACGTAGTAATATTCGTCATTTCTTAAAAAGTCAACAACATGCCGAGTCAATAAGCCTAGGGAAACGCTTGTTAGAGCAAGCATTAGCAAGTTTAGCAAGTGATTATGCCAAAGTTCCGCCAGAATCTCTGCATATGTTACTACAAGATTTAAACTATAAATCTGCGGATGAATTGCTCTATGCCATTGGCGTAGGTAATCAGATGCCTATGGTTATTGCTAAGCGCTTAGTTGTTAGCCAGGAAAATTCAGAACTTGATAAGACAATTAAGAGTGGCCCGTTAACTATTAAAGGCACCGAGGGCATGGTCGTTAATTTCGCGGATTGTTGTCAGCCTATTCCAGGCGATAAAATTGTCGGTCGTTTTGAGCAAGGTCGTGGTATTTTAGTACATGCAAGTGATTGCTCGCAAATAAAACACGTACGTAGCCCCGATCAATTCATTTCACTGCGTTGGGATGAACAAGTAGAAGGTGAATTTTGGGTAGATATTACTGTTGATGTAGCTAATCAACGTGGGGTTTTGGCAGCACTTGCAACGGCAATTTCAGAAGCTGATTCCAATATTGGTAATATTAATGTTGACCCACGGGATGGGCGACATAATGCCGTTACCTTTTCTATTAGTGTTCGTGATAGAAATCACTTAGCTCGCGTTATGCGCCGCCTACGCGCTAATAAAGTTGTGCTACGCCTTTATCGTAAAAAGCTGGGGGAATAA